A single genomic interval of Clostridium facile harbors:
- a CDS encoding Gx transporter family protein, with amino-acid sequence MKQHLKVKQLCQLALLFALAVVLSFLENLIPPLVVAVPGIKLGLSNIVVMYCLFYLGTGYSGILLLLKFGFALLTRGVTAAFLGACGGICSLLIMLLLAKVFHCSAFFTSCFGGIFHNIGQLLGASILLNQVVWAYTPVLVISGVIMGIITGKLLQVVLPILHRQVLSSNTKK; translated from the coding sequence ATGAAACAACATCTTAAAGTCAAACAGCTTTGCCAGTTGGCACTTTTGTTTGCCCTGGCAGTGGTTTTGTCTTTTTTAGAGAATCTGATTCCACCTTTGGTAGTTGCCGTACCAGGGATTAAGTTGGGCTTATCCAATATTGTAGTTATGTACTGTCTATTTTACCTTGGGACAGGGTACAGTGGGATTCTGTTGCTATTAAAATTTGGTTTTGCTTTGCTAACAAGAGGGGTTACAGCGGCGTTTTTAGGGGCATGCGGTGGGATATGTTCTCTTCTTATCATGCTGCTTTTGGCAAAAGTATTCCATTGTTCCGCCTTTTTTACGAGCTGTTTTGGAGGGATTTTCCATAATATCGGGCAGCTGTTGGGTGCAAGCATCTTGTTAAACCAGGTTGTTTGGGCATATACGCCGGTTTTAGTAATTTCTGGCGTAATTATGGGGATAATAACAGGGAAACTCCTACAGGTAGTATTGCCCATCCTGCACCGTCAGGTGTTATCATCAAATACAAAAAAATAA
- a CDS encoding FAD:protein FMN transferase has product MNLKKIFFSVLVVICCIALLWMGIQQSATTKKVEQTDFALDSLVTQTGHGTNCKEAFQQVSNLMRQTDERLSSYQLESEISKINQSNGEWVPVCRETFDLLQRALQYCQQSDGVFDITMGTLIDLWGITGENPKVPTQQQIDQAMETVGWENVQLDREGCAVRLAKPGTKIELGGIVKGAVSDQAAEIYNIQNVKSAIFSANSSIYVKGTQLDGKPYQLGIRDPRGTANDLIGNLQVSDCFVGTSGDYERYFEQDGIRYHHILDPRTGSPSQTGLMGITVVADTGIEADFLSTWLFIMGKDYVEQHLQDYQVIAIDTQGKVLISDSLKNQFQLSEEAASQYQIEGTK; this is encoded by the coding sequence ATGAACTTAAAAAAAATATTTTTTTCTGTTTTGGTAGTAATCTGTTGTATTGCGCTCCTGTGGATGGGGATACAACAGTCAGCTACTACGAAAAAGGTGGAGCAGACTGATTTTGCTTTGGATAGCCTGGTAACACAAACGGGACATGGAACCAACTGCAAGGAGGCATTCCAGCAGGTATCCAACTTGATGCGCCAAACAGATGAGAGGCTTTCCAGCTACCAACTGGAATCGGAAATATCCAAGATTAACCAATCCAATGGAGAATGGGTGCCGGTTTGTCGGGAAACTTTTGACCTGTTGCAGAGGGCACTCCAGTACTGCCAACAAAGTGATGGTGTTTTTGACATTACCATGGGTACGCTGATTGATTTGTGGGGGATTACTGGGGAAAACCCAAAAGTTCCAACTCAACAGCAGATTGACCAGGCGATGGAAACCGTTGGATGGGAAAATGTACAATTGGACCGGGAAGGATGTGCTGTCCGGTTAGCAAAACCAGGAACGAAAATAGAACTGGGCGGCATCGTAAAAGGAGCTGTTTCTGACCAGGCAGCAGAAATTTATAATATACAAAACGTCAAATCAGCTATATTTTCTGCTAATAGTAGTATTTATGTGAAAGGGACTCAGTTGGATGGTAAACCATACCAGTTGGGAATCCGTGATCCCAGAGGGACAGCTAATGACTTGATTGGTAATTTACAAGTATCTGATTGTTTTGTAGGGACATCGGGGGATTATGAGCGGTATTTTGAACAGGATGGTATCCGTTACCATCATATCCTGGACCCTCGGACAGGCTCGCCCTCCCAAACCGGACTGATGGGGATTACAGTAGTAGCAGATACAGGGATAGAGGCAGATTTTCTTTCCACCTGGCTGTTTATCATGGGCAAGGATTATGTAGAACAGCATTTGCAGGATTATCAAGTAATTGCCATTGACACGCAAGGGAAGGTTTTGATCAGCGATTCCTTGAAAAACCAATTCCAATTGTCAGAAGAGGCAGCATCCCAATATCAGATAGAAGGGACAAAATGA
- the rsxC gene encoding electron transport complex subunit RsxC — translation MSIQKAIRRLPGVKLKHHKNTADMETVRMPAPKQVTIVMTQHLGAPCIPLVKVGDEVKLGQKIGENRDQLSAPIYSSVSGKVIALKDYTTFGGNSVPSVVIESDGLQTVSETVKPPVIRTKEDFIQAVYENGMVGLGGAGFPTHTKLSFEEGKVDTLIINGAECEPYITSDNRELIENASAIVKGIQQIQTYLGIKKVIIGIEDNKKQALQLMGQLTDSIPEIQVMSLTSQYPQGAEKVLIYVTTGRVVKEGQLPADVGVIVMNVTSISKLGRYLETGMPLTAKRLTVDGDCIANPQNVRVPIGTSIQDVIDFCGGFTKEPKKIICGGPMMGVAIEDLSTPIIKNNNAILAFSKSMAELPETTACIRCGKCSQVCPVRLMPRSLEIAYDAGNAEALQKLSVNLCINCGCCSYICPAKRNLAQKNQLAKELVKKATKK, via the coding sequence TTGTCTATCCAAAAAGCAATAAGAAGGTTGCCGGGCGTTAAGTTAAAGCACCATAAAAATACGGCGGATATGGAAACGGTTCGTATGCCTGCGCCAAAACAAGTTACCATTGTAATGACACAGCATTTGGGTGCCCCCTGTATTCCGTTGGTAAAAGTGGGGGATGAGGTCAAGTTAGGACAGAAAATCGGTGAAAACCGGGATCAACTCTCTGCCCCGATCTATTCCAGTGTTTCGGGCAAGGTAATTGCGTTAAAAGACTATACTACATTTGGAGGAAATTCCGTCCCTTCTGTGGTGATTGAATCAGATGGCCTGCAAACGGTGAGCGAAACCGTAAAACCCCCTGTGATTCGTACTAAGGAGGATTTTATCCAGGCGGTGTATGAAAATGGTATGGTCGGACTTGGTGGGGCAGGATTCCCCACTCATACAAAACTTTCATTTGAGGAAGGGAAAGTGGATACCCTTATTATTAATGGGGCGGAATGTGAGCCGTATATCACCTCGGATAACCGGGAATTAATTGAAAACGCCTCTGCTATCGTAAAGGGAATCCAGCAGATTCAGACCTATCTTGGGATCAAAAAAGTGATTATTGGCATTGAAGACAACAAAAAACAGGCGTTGCAATTGATGGGACAATTGACCGATAGCATTCCAGAGATACAGGTGATGTCTTTGACCTCACAATACCCGCAAGGGGCGGAAAAAGTGCTGATTTATGTCACCACAGGCAGGGTTGTAAAAGAGGGGCAGCTTCCAGCTGATGTTGGTGTTATTGTGATGAATGTCACCTCGATTTCCAAACTGGGCCGCTATCTAGAAACAGGTATGCCATTGACCGCGAAGCGTTTGACAGTGGATGGGGATTGTATCGCCAACCCACAAAATGTGCGTGTCCCCATTGGGACTTCCATCCAGGATGTGATTGATTTTTGCGGTGGTTTTACCAAGGAGCCAAAAAAAATTATCTGTGGTGGACCAATGATGGGGGTAGCAATTGAGGATTTATCCACCCCGATTATCAAAAACAACAACGCGATTTTGGCGTTTTCCAAATCCATGGCGGAACTGCCGGAAACGACTGCCTGCATTCGTTGTGGGAAGTGTTCCCAGGTCTGTCCTGTGCGGCTAATGCCTCGGAGCTTGGAAATCGCTTATGACGCGGGAAATGCGGAGGCATTGCAAAAGCTTTCGGTGAACCTTTGCATCAATTGTGGTTGTTGTTCCTATATCTGTCCAGCAAAAAGGAATCTGGCGCAGAAAAACCAGTTGGCAAAAGAACTGGTGAAAAAAGCCACGAAAAAATAA
- a CDS encoding electron transport complex protein RnfA has translation MENMLMIFFSAIFVNNFVLAKFLGICPFLGVSKKLNSAVGMSLAVTFVMVMSTLITYPVYMYLLKPFGLEYLNKIAFILIIAMFVQLVEIVVKRFLPPLYHALGVYLPLITTNCAVLGVTVLNIDSQYTLLESLVNSFGAGIGFLLALVLFSGIREKLENCNIPKSFRGMPSTLIAASILAVSFMGFGGIIENIFG, from the coding sequence ATGGAAAACATGTTAATGATTTTTTTCAGCGCCATCTTTGTCAACAACTTTGTATTGGCGAAATTCTTGGGGATCTGCCCGTTTTTAGGGGTATCTAAAAAGTTGAATTCCGCCGTAGGGATGAGCCTTGCCGTAACCTTTGTTATGGTAATGTCTACTCTGATCACCTATCCGGTTTATATGTACCTGCTCAAACCATTTGGGCTGGAGTACCTGAATAAAATCGCGTTTATTTTGATTATCGCCATGTTTGTGCAGCTGGTTGAAATTGTGGTGAAACGGTTTTTGCCACCATTGTACCACGCTTTGGGGGTTTACCTGCCTTTGATTACCACAAACTGCGCTGTACTTGGTGTGACTGTTTTGAATATTGATAGCCAATATACTCTGTTGGAATCCCTGGTTAACTCGTTTGGCGCGGGCATCGGCTTTTTGCTGGCTTTGGTGCTGTTTAGTGGAATCCGGGAAAAGCTGGAGAACTGCAATATTCCAAAATCGTTCCGTGGCATGCCATCTACCCTGATCGCCGCCTCTATTTTAGCGGTATCTTTTATGGGATTTGGCGGCATCATCGAAAATATTTTTGGTTAG
- a CDS encoding RnfABCDGE type electron transport complex subunit D, giving the protein MENLFVSPSPHIRAKNTTRSIMLDVIIALVPALIAGTVLLGIRSLAVTAVSVVSCVFFEWACRKLMKRSNTIGDLSAVVTGLLLAMNLPVNFPLWMTVIGAFIAIVLVKQMFGGIGQNFANPAIAARVVLLVGFTTQMTSWEAPVFSSNPDAIAGATPLVDLSKYSVSELFFGNVGGCIGETCALALIIGGVYLIIRRVINPVTPLVYIGIVFAFSFLLGEDPVKQIFAGGLMLGAFFMATDYATSPITTKGKIIFALGCGVMTVLIRQFGNYPEGVSFAILIMNMVVPFIDRGTKLKPVGRKS; this is encoded by the coding sequence TTGGAAAATTTATTTGTGTCGCCATCACCGCATATTAGGGCGAAAAATACGACACGTTCCATTATGCTGGATGTGATTATTGCACTGGTTCCAGCTTTGATAGCAGGGACGGTGCTGCTGGGGATACGGTCTTTAGCAGTAACTGCAGTTTCGGTTGTCTCTTGTGTGTTTTTTGAATGGGCGTGCCGGAAATTAATGAAACGCAGCAATACCATTGGAGATTTAAGCGCTGTGGTAACGGGACTTTTGCTGGCAATGAACTTACCAGTCAATTTTCCCCTTTGGATGACAGTAATCGGTGCGTTTATTGCAATTGTATTGGTAAAACAGATGTTTGGCGGAATTGGGCAGAACTTTGCCAATCCAGCCATTGCCGCTAGGGTTGTGCTTCTGGTTGGGTTTACCACCCAGATGACGTCTTGGGAGGCTCCGGTATTTAGCAGCAATCCAGATGCGATTGCAGGGGCAACCCCTCTGGTTGATTTGAGTAAATATTCTGTTTCAGAACTGTTTTTTGGAAATGTAGGGGGATGTATTGGAGAAACCTGTGCTTTGGCACTAATTATCGGTGGCGTTTATTTGATCATCCGCCGTGTGATCAATCCAGTTACCCCTTTGGTGTACATCGGAATCGTATTTGCATTCTCCTTCTTGTTAGGGGAAGACCCAGTAAAGCAGATTTTCGCAGGGGGCTTAATGTTGGGGGCGTTCTTTATGGCAACCGACTATGCTACCTCGCCAATTACCACAAAAGGGAAGATTATTTTTGCTTTGGGCTGTGGCGTAATGACAGTGTTGATTCGGCAGTTCGGCAACTATCCAGAAGGGGTTTCCTTCGCAATTTTAATTATGAATATGGTTGTGCCATTTATTGACCGTGGCACAAAACTAAAACCAGTGGGGAGGAAATCATAA
- the rsxE gene encoding electron transport complex subunit RsxE produces MSNMKIFINGLIKENPVLVLMIGMCPSLAVTTAASNGIGMGLATTFVLLGSNIVISLLKKVIPGEVRLPAYIVIIAGFVTIIGFLLERYFPDLNKALGLYVALIVVNCIILMRAETFASKNSVGKSAIDALGTGLGFTLALVVIGSIREIFGVGTWFNLQVLPESIPPMTIFINPAGGFFVMGIVIAVVNKLTKGKVAKKKKACPSCEGCNGCGGAE; encoded by the coding sequence ATGTCCAACATGAAGATTTTTATCAACGGTTTAATCAAAGAAAATCCGGTTTTGGTTTTAATGATTGGCATGTGCCCTTCTTTGGCTGTTACCACAGCGGCTTCCAATGGAATTGGTATGGGGTTGGCAACTACGTTTGTACTCCTTGGTTCCAATATTGTAATTTCGCTGCTGAAAAAAGTCATTCCTGGGGAAGTACGGCTTCCAGCGTATATTGTCATTATTGCCGGATTTGTAACCATCATTGGCTTTTTGTTAGAACGGTATTTTCCAGATTTAAATAAAGCGTTGGGGTTATATGTGGCGTTGATTGTGGTAAACTGTATTATTTTGATGCGGGCGGAAACATTCGCCAGCAAAAATTCCGTTGGGAAATCCGCGATTGACGCTCTGGGAACTGGACTTGGATTTACCCTGGCTTTAGTAGTGATTGGGTCCATCCGTGAAATTTTTGGGGTTGGTACCTGGTTTAATCTACAGGTTTTGCCAGAATCCATCCCTCCAATGACGATTTTTATCAACCCAGCAGGAGGATTTTTTGTCATGGGGATTGTCATTGCTGTGGTGAATAAACTTACCAAAGGCAAGGTTGCCAAAAAGAAAAAAGCCTGTCCATCCTGTGAAGGGTGCAATGGATGCGGAGGTGCTGAATAA
- a CDS encoding FMN-binding protein — MKRSLTILFTGIVALGCLTGCSGKDTVDTNTVYHAEYANPVHGYIPFVDLTVDANKKITSITYNWKKEDDSSALKSDDEEYAKTWRSVNPDMDQNVARENLMNQLQEKQDISKVDTVAGATMASTEFKELVSKLMKERVQKGNKKELIIDNSTSST, encoded by the coding sequence ATGAAACGAAGTTTAACAATATTATTCACTGGCATCGTTGCGTTGGGGTGTTTGACAGGATGTTCTGGAAAAGATACTGTAGACACCAATACTGTTTACCATGCGGAATACGCCAACCCTGTCCACGGATATATTCCATTTGTGGATTTAACTGTAGATGCCAATAAAAAAATTACCAGCATCACCTACAACTGGAAAAAAGAAGATGACAGCTCTGCTCTAAAATCGGATGATGAGGAATACGCCAAAACCTGGCGGAGCGTCAATCCCGATATGGATCAGAATGTAGCCCGGGAAAACCTGATGAACCAATTACAGGAAAAACAGGACATTTCCAAAGTAGACACAGTGGCCGGCGCAACCATGGCATCCACTGAGTTTAAAGAGCTCGTCAGCAAATTAATGAAAGAGCGAGTGCAAAAAGGGAACAAAAAAGAATTAATCATTGACAATTCCACCAGCAGCACCTGA
- a CDS encoding RnfABCDGE type electron transport complex subunit B: MFELYFLPILIFIGLALLAGLLLSIASVFLGVKEDEKVEKIRDCLPGINCGACGYSGCDDYAKAVANGAAPNQCVPGGPSVAKQVAEIMGVEAGAIEKKAAYVHCNGNLHATHSKYDYQGELTCQAASKLYSGDKACAYGCLGYGDCSKICPVEAISLQDGVAWVDEETCISCGRCVDTCPKNLIHLKPVNKPVVVACNNPQRGKAVMNVCSNGCIGCGKCQRTCQYDAIHVENFIARIDYEKCTSCGECIEQCPVNCIHRLP; this comes from the coding sequence ATGTTTGAATTATATTTCCTGCCAATTCTTATTTTCATCGGGCTTGCGTTACTAGCGGGGTTGCTGCTTTCCATCGCCTCGGTATTCTTAGGGGTAAAAGAGGACGAAAAGGTAGAAAAAATCCGGGATTGTCTACCAGGTATCAACTGTGGTGCTTGTGGTTATAGTGGCTGTGATGACTATGCAAAAGCGGTTGCCAACGGGGCTGCGCCAAACCAGTGTGTTCCAGGGGGACCCAGTGTAGCCAAACAGGTTGCGGAAATTATGGGGGTAGAAGCAGGGGCTATTGAGAAAAAAGCCGCTTATGTCCATTGTAACGGAAACCTCCATGCAACCCATTCCAAATATGATTACCAGGGGGAACTGACCTGCCAGGCAGCATCTAAGCTGTATTCCGGTGACAAAGCTTGTGCTTATGGTTGCCTGGGCTATGGGGATTGCAGCAAAATCTGCCCAGTAGAAGCGATTTCCTTACAGGACGGGGTTGCCTGGGTGGATGAGGAGACCTGTATTTCCTGCGGTAGATGTGTGGACACCTGTCCCAAAAATTTAATCCATTTAAAACCGGTGAATAAGCCTGTTGTTGTAGCTTGTAATAACCCGCAACGTGGTAAGGCCGTTATGAATGTGTGCAGTAACGGATGTATTGGATGTGGAAAATGTCAACGTACCTGTCAATATGATGCCATCCATGTGGAGAACTTTATTGCCAGGATTGATTATGAAAAATGTACTTCCTGTGGGGAATGTATTGAGCAATGCCCTGTCAACTGTATCCACCGCTTGCCTTAA
- a CDS encoding NusG domain II-containing protein translates to MNQNKNQKIRIVEIVIILLIVGVCAGIFAWQKLYQKPALYAEIYQNDQLVEKISLSDTEDKILTLDEQGRVHVEIKDHQIRFYQVDCPDKICEHTGWLSKSGDRAVCMPNRFYIQLSGEDKT, encoded by the coding sequence ATGAACCAAAACAAGAACCAGAAAATACGTATCGTTGAAATTGTTATAATTTTACTTATTGTAGGAGTTTGTGCTGGCATTTTTGCCTGGCAAAAGCTGTATCAAAAACCTGCGTTGTATGCAGAAATCTACCAAAACGACCAGTTAGTGGAAAAAATTTCTTTGTCGGATACAGAGGATAAAATTTTAACACTAGATGAACAAGGACGAGTACATGTGGAAATCAAAGACCATCAAATCCGGTTTTACCAGGTGGATTGTCCAGATAAAATCTGTGAACATACCGGTTGGCTCTCCAAATCCGGAGATCGGGCAGTTTGTATGCCAAACCGGTTTTACATTCAATTATCTGGGGAGGATAAAACATGA
- a CDS encoding FMN-binding protein, whose amino-acid sequence MANTAKHIIRPTVVLVAIAIVISGVVSVVYNLTKLPETVGLSEAATAKATELMGTDQLTTILNDNYPEEVTGAAKTENGEYVIGVTSTGYGGEMELVVGFQSDDSVKGVAIVSAQETPGIGTKVTEGDEFTKQFAGLQGTATIGENVDAITGSTISSKAVTTGVNTAIEALSLVKEGKEQEGGGQ is encoded by the coding sequence ATGGCAAACACAGCAAAACATATTATCCGTCCCACTGTGGTATTAGTTGCCATTGCGATTGTAATTTCCGGCGTGGTATCAGTGGTGTACAACCTCACCAAACTGCCGGAAACTGTGGGCTTATCCGAAGCCGCTACCGCAAAGGCAACCGAGCTGATGGGTACTGACCAGCTCACCACAATTTTAAATGACAACTATCCAGAAGAAGTAACTGGAGCTGCGAAAACCGAAAATGGCGAATATGTGATTGGCGTCACCTCCACTGGATACGGTGGAGAAATGGAACTGGTAGTGGGGTTCCAATCCGATGACAGCGTGAAAGGCGTGGCGATTGTCAGCGCCCAGGAAACCCCCGGCATCGGGACAAAAGTAACCGAAGGGGACGAATTTACCAAACAGTTCGCGGGCTTGCAGGGCACCGCTACAATCGGAGAAAATGTAGATGCTATCACAGGTTCTACCATTTCCTCGAAAGCGGTTACCACTGGTGTAAATACCGCAATAGAAGCATTATCCCTGGTAAAAGAGGGGAAAGAACAGGAAGGAGGGGGACAATAA